In the Deltaproteobacteria bacterium genome, one interval contains:
- a CDS encoding alcohol dehydrogenase catalytic domain-containing protein, with protein sequence MQALRFDGQLRLVQVPRPQPQAGEALIRVRLVGLCQTDVEITGGYKQFQGILGHEFVGRVEAASDPAWIGQRVVGEINIGCGQCLLCQRGQSKHCQQRTVLGISGRDGALAEYLTLPLANLHQVPDSVPDAVAVFTEPLAAALEILVQVPISPTSKVLIVGDGKLGLLSALALRLTGAELHLVGRHPEKMALVAALGVITHKADHFVGEEGSGPGRIFPPDFDLVVECSGAPAGWHTALAAVRPQGSIVAKSTYQQTLEFNPTLLVVPEVTVIGSRCGPFAPALRLLANGLVNPRPLISRTFPLAQAREALEYAQQPEVLKVLVEVTSDGN encoded by the coding sequence ATGCAAGCCCTGAGGTTTGATGGCCAATTGCGTCTGGTCCAGGTGCCGCGGCCGCAGCCTCAGGCCGGGGAGGCCCTGATCCGCGTAAGGCTGGTGGGCCTGTGCCAGACCGATGTGGAAATCACTGGGGGCTATAAGCAGTTTCAGGGCATCTTGGGACATGAATTTGTCGGGCGGGTCGAGGCAGCTTCGGACCCGGCCTGGATCGGCCAGCGGGTGGTAGGGGAAATCAATATCGGCTGTGGTCAGTGTCTCCTTTGCCAGCGCGGGCAGTCGAAACACTGCCAGCAGCGCACGGTCCTGGGGATTAGCGGCCGGGATGGGGCCTTGGCCGAATATTTGACTCTGCCGCTGGCCAATCTGCACCAGGTGCCGGACTCGGTGCCGGATGCAGTTGCAGTGTTCACCGAGCCATTGGCTGCGGCCCTGGAAATCTTGGTCCAGGTGCCGATCTCCCCAACTTCTAAAGTCCTCATCGTGGGTGATGGCAAGTTGGGGCTACTCAGCGCCTTGGCTTTGCGGCTGACCGGCGCTGAACTGCACCTGGTGGGCCGACATCCGGAAAAAATGGCCCTGGTGGCCGCTTTAGGAGTGATTACTCATAAGGCCGACCACTTTGTTGGAGAAGAGGGCTCCGGGCCAGGTAGGATTTTCCCTCCTGATTTTGATCTGGTGGTCGAGTGCAGCGGCGCACCCGCCGGGTGGCACACCGCGCTGGCGGCAGTGCGCCCCCAGGGTTCTATTGTTGCCAAAAGCACTTATCAACAGACCCTGGAATTCAACCCGACCCTGCTGGTGGTACCGGAAGTGACGGTTATTGGTTCCCGTTGCGGGCCCTTTGCCCCGGCGCTGCGATTATTGGCTAATGGTCTGGTAAACCCCCGGCCGTTGATTTCCCGGACCTTCCCTCTGGCACAGGCCCGAGAGGCCTTGGAATATGCTCAGCAACCAGAGGTCTTAAAAGTATTGGTCGAGGTTACCTCAGATGGCAATTAA